The Sulfitobacter donghicola DSW-25 = KCTC 12864 = JCM 14565 genome has a segment encoding these proteins:
- a CDS encoding DUF5337 family protein, translated as MADNDEKLSRDGRRLALTSAAGAIVFLGIEFAGATLGWSNQTMGLLELGIAAVFLWVFIQAFSMWRRRHSEKDG; from the coding sequence GTGGCGGACAACGACGAAAAGCTGTCGCGCGATGGTCGGCGCCTTGCATTGACAAGTGCCGCAGGTGCGATCGTCTTCTTGGGGATCGAATTTGCAGGGGCCACTTTGGGGTGGTCCAACCAAACAATGGGCCTATTGGAACTCGGCATCGCAGCTGTGTTTTTGTGGGTCTTTATACAAGCATTCAGCATGTGGCGTCGTCGCCACTCTGAGAAAGACGGATAA
- a CDS encoding carboxymuconolactone decarboxylase family protein, producing the protein MSKTASYSDDAYTRGKELSEALNPGMEDVLSARYDALVPGLSRTIVDVAYGQFYGRGGVDDKTRLLATVAALTAMGGQTRPQLKVNIASARKSGASREEVCEIIFQMALYGGMPSMINAMNAALEVFEAEEDAL; encoded by the coding sequence ATGAGCAAAACAGCATCATATTCTGATGACGCTTACACCCGCGGCAAGGAGCTCTCTGAGGCTCTGAACCCGGGCATGGAAGACGTGCTATCAGCTCGGTATGATGCGTTGGTGCCGGGGTTGTCGCGCACCATTGTTGATGTCGCTTATGGCCAGTTTTATGGTCGTGGCGGGGTGGATGATAAAACGAGGCTTCTGGCGACTGTCGCGGCTTTGACGGCTATGGGGGGGCAGACCCGACCGCAGTTGAAGGTGAACATTGCCAGCGCGCGCAAGTCCGGCGCTAGTAGAGAAGAGGTCTGCGAGATCATTTTCCAAATGGCTTTGTATGGTGGCATGCCTTCAATGATTAACGCGATGAATGCCGCGCTCGAAGTATTCGAGGCTGAGGAAGACGCGTTATGA
- a CDS encoding NADH-quinone oxidoreductase subunit E yields the protein MLRRLHPEQPDAFAFTPANQAWAEAQMTKYPEGRQASAIIPLLWRAQEQEGWLTRPAIEYVSEMLGMAYIRGLEVATFYFMFQLQPVGSVAHIQICGTTTCMICGAEDLIGICKEKIAPNPHEISADGKFSWEEVECLGACSNAPMAQIGKDYYEDLTGARLVEMLDDLAAGKVPTPGPQNGRYASEPLSGLTSLTDHESGKTQYNASVQLATDIGDTVKRIDGTEVPLLAPWQGKAANSAKKPAKAKPAAKKPAAPTKAKTEPKAAAKAEPASKAPTQKAAGKKAAGTAAKAAATAAPKKPRTMKAPRKAGADDLKLIKGIGPKLEQTVNSLGFFHFDQIAKWGQDELAWVDQNLEGFKGRASRDGWVEQAEKLARGEETEFSAKASKDGRYD from the coding sequence ATGCTGCGTAGATTGCACCCCGAACAACCCGATGCCTTTGCCTTTACCCCAGCCAACCAAGCATGGGCCGAAGCGCAGATGACCAAATACCCTGAGGGCCGTCAGGCCAGCGCGATTATTCCGCTGTTGTGGCGCGCGCAGGAGCAGGAGGGGTGGTTAACCCGTCCGGCCATCGAATACGTAAGCGAAATGTTGGGGATGGCCTATATTCGCGGCCTAGAGGTCGCGACATTCTACTTTATGTTCCAGTTGCAACCTGTTGGTTCTGTTGCGCATATCCAGATTTGCGGCACGACAACCTGCATGATTTGCGGCGCCGAAGACTTGATCGGCATCTGCAAGGAAAAGATCGCGCCCAACCCGCATGAGATTTCCGCCGATGGCAAATTCTCTTGGGAAGAAGTTGAATGTCTGGGCGCCTGTTCAAACGCGCCGATGGCCCAGATCGGCAAAGACTATTACGAAGACCTGACAGGCGCGCGTTTGGTCGAGATGTTGGATGATTTGGCAGCGGGTAAGGTGCCGACACCTGGTCCACAAAATGGTCGATATGCCTCGGAACCGCTGAGCGGTTTGACCTCTTTGACCGACCATGAAAGCGGCAAGACACAGTATAACGCCTCGGTGCAACTGGCCACAGATATCGGAGATACGGTCAAACGTATTGACGGGACCGAGGTTCCGCTGTTGGCGCCATGGCAGGGCAAAGCCGCTAATTCGGCCAAGAAACCAGCCAAGGCAAAACCAGCCGCCAAGAAACCAGCCGCGCCAACAAAAGCAAAAACTGAGCCGAAAGCCGCAGCCAAGGCCGAGCCTGCATCAAAGGCTCCGACACAAAAGGCGGCGGGCAAAAAGGCGGCGGGCACCGCAGCAAAAGCTGCCGCTACAGCTGCGCCGAAAAAGCCGCGCACAATGAAGGCACCCCGCAAAGCAGGGGCGGATGATTTGAAGCTGATCAAGGGCATTGGGCCTAAACTTGAACAGACTGTGAATTCACTTGGATTTTTCCATTTTGACCAAATCGCAAAATGGGGGCAAGATGAGCTTGCTTGGGTCGATCAGAACCTAGAAGGCTTTAAGGGCCGCGCATCAAGAGATGGTTGGGTTGAACAGGCGGAAAAGCTGGCGCGAGGCGAAGAAACCGAGTTCTCTGCAAAGGCAAGTAAAGATGGTCGTTACGACTAA
- a CDS encoding carboxymuconolactone decarboxylase family protein, with protein MTDKNPWEEMMKQAQEMAKSFPAMDAFSPKGFESMMGLMPKDMMETFFGNKLNPDGLDAKTRLLLTLAGLTMQGAQNDVAVRQTVRHAIEAGAHKQQIIETIGQMSAFAGIPAMQRAMELAQEVLDDSRSADETEGDA; from the coding sequence ATGACCGATAAAAACCCTTGGGAAGAGATGATGAAGCAGGCGCAGGAAATGGCAAAGTCATTTCCGGCGATGGATGCGTTTTCGCCCAAAGGTTTTGAATCCATGATGGGGCTGATGCCCAAGGATATGATGGAGACGTTTTTTGGCAATAAACTTAACCCTGACGGGTTGGATGCCAAAACACGTTTGTTGCTGACGCTGGCGGGTTTGACCATGCAAGGCGCGCAAAATGATGTGGCTGTTCGCCAAACCGTCCGCCACGCCATTGAGGCAGGCGCGCATAAGCAACAGATCATTGAAACAATTGGCCAGATGTCTGCTTTTGCAGGTATCCCTGCGATGCAGCGGGCGATGGAACTGGCACAGGAAGTTTTGGACGACAGCAGGTCGGCCGATGAAACGGAAGGTGACGCATGA
- a CDS encoding DUF5333 domain-containing protein codes for MRKLFFTLSILALSAGSVAAKQPLRDVKIVDDAVFDVAVADKIRKECPDISARVVKALTLYRSVRSKARALGYSDEEIEAYGDSDQEKARMRAKGEAYLRANGVVASDPQSYCAVGRKEIQKASRIGSLLREK; via the coding sequence ATGCGTAAACTGTTTTTTACATTGAGTATCTTGGCGCTGTCCGCCGGGAGTGTCGCGGCAAAGCAACCCTTGCGTGATGTGAAAATAGTGGATGACGCTGTCTTTGATGTGGCGGTGGCTGACAAAATTCGCAAAGAATGTCCGGATATTTCCGCTCGTGTTGTCAAAGCTCTAACACTTTATCGTTCAGTTCGTTCCAAAGCGCGCGCTTTGGGGTATAGCGATGAAGAGATTGAAGCCTACGGCGACTCGGATCAGGAAAAGGCGCGGATGCGTGCCAAAGGCGAAGCATATTTACGGGCCAACGGGGTTGTTGCTTCGGACCCGCAAAGTTATTGCGCGGTAGGGCGCAAAGAGATTCAAAAGGCGAGCCGCATCGGTTCGTTGCTGAGAGAAAAGTGA
- the nuoF gene encoding NADH-quinone oxidoreductase subunit NuoF has protein sequence MLQDKDRIFTNIYGMHDRTLKGAQARGHWDGTAAIIKKGRDWIIDEMKASGLRGRGGAGFPTGLKWSFMPKESDGRPSYLVVNADESEPGTCKDREIMRHDPHTLIEGCLIASFAMNANACYIYIRGEYIREKEALQAAIDEAYEAGLVGKNACKSGWDFDIYLHHGAGAYICGEETALLESLEGKKGMPRMKPPFPAGAGLYGCPTTVNNVESIAVVPTILRRGGSWFAGFGRPNNTGTKLFAISGHVNNPCVVEEEMSISFEELIEKHCGGIRGGWDNLKAVIPGGSSVPMVPGEAMRNATMDFDYLRNELQSGLGTAAVIVMDQNTDIVKAIWRLSKFYKHESCGQCTPCREGTGWMMRVMDRLVKGDAEPEEIDMLLDVTKQVEGHTICALGDAAAWPIQGLIRHFRSDIEERIAHKRGGQKVAVAAE, from the coding sequence ATGTTGCAGGACAAAGACCGGATCTTCACCAATATCTACGGTATGCATGACCGCACGCTAAAAGGCGCGCAGGCGCGTGGGCATTGGGATGGGACTGCAGCGATCATCAAGAAGGGTCGCGATTGGATCATCGACGAGATGAAAGCATCAGGGCTGCGTGGCCGTGGTGGGGCGGGTTTCCCAACGGGTCTTAAGTGGTCGTTTATGCCAAAAGAAAGCGATGGCCGCCCATCCTATCTGGTCGTGAACGCCGATGAATCCGAGCCGGGCACCTGCAAAGACCGTGAAATCATGCGCCATGATCCTCATACGCTGATCGAGGGGTGCTTGATTGCCTCGTTCGCGATGAATGCGAATGCCTGCTATATCTACATTCGCGGCGAATACATCCGCGAAAAAGAGGCGCTGCAGGCCGCGATTGACGAGGCTTACGAGGCTGGTTTGGTTGGCAAGAACGCCTGCAAATCCGGTTGGGATTTTGATATCTATCTGCACCATGGTGCTGGCGCCTACATCTGCGGTGAAGAAACCGCCTTGTTGGAAAGCCTTGAAGGCAAAAAAGGCATGCCACGGATGAAGCCACCGTTTCCGGCGGGGGCGGGCCTATATGGTTGCCCAACGACTGTGAACAACGTTGAATCCATTGCTGTCGTGCCAACGATCCTGCGTCGTGGCGGTTCGTGGTTTGCTGGCTTTGGTCGCCCGAACAATACGGGCACCAAGCTGTTTGCGATTTCTGGCCACGTGAATAATCCTTGTGTCGTCGAAGAAGAGATGAGCATCAGCTTTGAAGAGCTGATCGAAAAGCACTGCGGCGGCATTCGTGGGGGCTGGGATAACCTAAAAGCGGTAATTCCGGGCGGTTCTTCGGTGCCGATGGTTCCAGGTGAAGCAATGCGTAATGCGACGATGGATTTCGACTATCTGCGCAACGAATTGCAATCCGGTCTGGGAACGGCCGCTGTTATTGTGATGGATCAGAACACAGATATCGTAAAAGCGATCTGGCGTTTGTCCAAATTCTATAAACACGAAAGCTGTGGCCAGTGTACGCCGTGCCGTGAGGGGACGGGTTGGATGATGCGTGTGATGGATCGTTTGGTAAAAGGCGATGCAGAACCCGAAGAGATCGACATGCTGCTGGACGTCACCAAGCAGGTTGAAGGCCACACAATCTGTGCATTGGGCGATGCGGCTGCTTGGCCGATCCAAGGTCTGATCCGCCACTTCCGCAGCGACATCGAAGAGCGCATTGCGCACAAGCGTGGTGGTCAAAAAGTAGCAGTGGCGGCGGAATAA
- a CDS encoding MAPEG family protein, which yields MENFAEYSHAIAALGFWAILVIVLTALSTMGRSPENRSASGKPVRNYSDPAYRRERAFMNAIEASGPFIAVTVGAILIGASPFKVNLFASIFIVARVAMAIVHIKTEIQPLRSIFWAVAMVTILAQAILVVTTALF from the coding sequence ATGGAAAACTTTGCTGAATATAGCCACGCAATTGCGGCATTGGGGTTTTGGGCGATCTTGGTCATCGTTCTGACTGCTTTGTCGACAATGGGGCGATCACCAGAAAACCGCAGCGCATCGGGTAAACCTGTGCGCAACTATAGCGATCCAGCCTATCGCCGTGAGCGGGCCTTTATGAATGCAATCGAAGCTTCAGGCCCATTTATTGCGGTAACTGTTGGGGCGATTCTAATTGGCGCGTCTCCGTTTAAGGTGAACCTTTTTGCTTCGATCTTTATCGTTGCGCGGGTTGCTATGGCGATTGTTCACATCAAAACCGAGATCCAGCCATTGCGGTCGATCTTCTGGGCCGTTGCTATGGTGACGATACTGGCGCAAGCAATTTTGGTCGTGACCACGGCTCTTTTCTGA
- the nuoG gene encoding NADH-quinone oxidoreductase subunit NuoG, with amino-acid sequence MSDIRKIIIDGKEVEAEGAMTLIQACEQVGVEIPRFCYHERLTIAGNCRMCLVEVVGGPPKPAASCAMQVRDLRPGPEGQPPVVKTNSPMVKKAREGVMEFLLINHPLDCPICDQGGECDLQDQAMAYGVDFSRFREPKRATDDLDLGPLVETHMTRCISCTRCVRFTTEVAGITQMGQTGRGEDAEITAYLGETLDSNMQGNIIDLCPVGALVSKPYAFTARPWELTKTESIDVMDALGSNIRVDTKGREVMRFLPRNHDGVNEEWISDKTRFVWDGLRKQRLDTPYIRENGKLRKAEWPEALAAAAAAMKGKKLGGLVGDLVPTEAAFALKQLIEGQGGSVECRTDGAKLPAGNRSGYVGTAAIEDIDTAEAIMLIGTNPAVEAPVLNARIRKAWTRGAGVGVVGPKVDLTYETMHIGDGPEVMNDLLKRDHSEVAGKPSIIIVGMGALARPDGAEVLAAAMALAESTKSGFMILHTAAGRVGAMDVGATAEGGVPEVTSAEVIYNLGADEGDIPAGPFVIYQGSHGDRGAHRADIILPAAAYTEESGLFVNTEGRPQMAERASFAPGQAKENWAILRALSAELDATLPYSSLAQLRQALVGAHPHLGKIDQLAENEWAPTKQGKLASAAFTYAMADFYLSNPIARASSLMAELSANAKERNAAAMAAE; translated from the coding sequence ATGAGCGATATTCGCAAGATCATCATCGACGGTAAAGAAGTAGAAGCCGAAGGCGCAATGACGCTTATTCAGGCTTGTGAACAGGTTGGCGTGGAAATTCCGCGTTTTTGTTACCACGAACGCCTAACGATCGCCGGTAACTGCCGTATGTGTCTTGTCGAAGTTGTCGGCGGTCCGCCAAAGCCAGCAGCAAGCTGTGCGATGCAGGTCCGTGATCTGCGCCCCGGTCCCGAGGGGCAGCCGCCCGTTGTGAAAACAAACTCGCCCATGGTTAAGAAAGCCCGTGAAGGGGTGATGGAATTCCTTCTGATTAACCACCCGCTGGATTGCCCGATTTGCGATCAGGGGGGCGAATGTGATCTGCAAGATCAGGCGATGGCCTATGGTGTGGATTTCTCGCGTTTCCGCGAACCAAAGCGCGCAACAGATGATCTGGACCTTGGTCCGCTGGTCGAAACCCATATGACCCGCTGCATTTCCTGCACGCGCTGTGTGCGTTTCACCACCGAAGTTGCTGGCATCACCCAGATGGGCCAGACAGGTCGCGGTGAGGATGCCGAGATTACAGCCTATTTGGGCGAAACCCTTGATAGCAACATGCAGGGGAACATCATTGATCTTTGCCCTGTTGGTGCGCTGGTCTCTAAACCTTATGCCTTTACTGCGCGCCCTTGGGAACTGACCAAAACCGAATCTATCGATGTTATGGATGCTTTGGGCTCTAACATTCGCGTCGATACAAAGGGCCGCGAAGTGATGCGGTTCTTGCCGCGGAACCATGATGGTGTGAATGAGGAATGGATTTCGGACAAGACGCGCTTTGTCTGGGATGGTCTGCGCAAGCAGCGTCTGGATACGCCCTATATCCGTGAAAACGGCAAGCTGCGCAAAGCAGAGTGGCCCGAAGCCTTGGCCGCAGCAGCTGCTGCGATGAAGGGTAAAAAGCTTGGCGGCCTTGTTGGCGATCTGGTTCCAACCGAAGCGGCCTTTGCGCTGAAGCAGCTGATCGAGGGGCAGGGCGGTTCCGTTGAATGTCGCACGGATGGGGCCAAGCTTCCTGCTGGTAACCGGTCTGGTTATGTTGGCACCGCAGCGATCGAGGACATCGACACGGCAGAAGCAATCATGCTGATCGGCACCAACCCCGCTGTTGAGGCGCCTGTGTTAAACGCGCGCATTCGCAAGGCGTGGACGCGCGGTGCTGGCGTTGGTGTTGTCGGACCAAAGGTCGATTTGACCTATGAAACAATGCACATCGGCGATGGCCCTGAAGTGATGAATGACCTGCTCAAGCGGGATCACTCTGAAGTTGCTGGAAAACCTTCCATTATCATCGTGGGTATGGGCGCCTTGGCCCGTCCGGATGGCGCCGAAGTATTGGCGGCAGCGATGGCCCTTGCTGAAAGCACCAAGTCCGGCTTTATGATCCTGCATACAGCAGCGGGTCGCGTTGGCGCGATGGATGTTGGTGCAACGGCCGAAGGCGGCGTGCCCGAAGTGACCTCGGCTGAGGTGATCTATAACCTTGGCGCTGATGAGGGTGACATTCCCGCTGGCCCATTTGTGATTTATCAGGGGTCGCATGGCGATCGCGGCGCGCACCGCGCAGATATCATTCTGCCCGCAGCGGCCTATACCGAAGAAAGCGGCCTGTTTGTAAACACAGAAGGTCGCCCGCAAATGGCTGAACGGGCCAGCTTTGCACCGGGGCAGGCGAAAGAAAACTGGGCGATTCTAAGAGCGTTGAGCGCGGAGCTGGATGCGACATTGCCCTATTCATCGCTTGCTCAGCTGCGTCAGGCATTGGTTGGCGCGCATCCGCACCTTGGTAAGATTGACCAATTGGCCGAAAATGAGTGGGCGCCAACAAAACAGGGCAAGCTTGCCTCGGCTGCGTTCACCTACGCAATGGCGGATTTTTACCTCAGCAACCCGATTGCACGTGCATCCAGTCTGATGGCCGAGCTTTCCGCGAATGCCAAGGAACGCAATGCGGCGGCGATGGCGGCAGAGTGA
- a CDS encoding NADH-quinone oxidoreductase subunit J, with translation MSVFAFYLFAISVIAGGLFTVISRNPVHSVLWLILSFLSAAGLFVLLGAEFVAMLLIIVYVGAVAVLFLFVVMMLDIDFAELKAEMAKYMPLALLIGLVILMQFVLAFGAWDFNAAAEGLRTQVISDDVTNTASLGMILYDDYFLLFQLAGLILLVAMIGAIVLTLRHRTDVKRQDVVAQMMRDPAKAMELHDVKPGQGL, from the coding sequence ATGAGCGTTTTTGCATTTTATCTTTTCGCGATCAGCGTGATTGCCGGTGGCCTGTTTACAGTCATCAGCCGCAACCCTGTTCATTCGGTTTTGTGGTTGATCCTTAGTTTCCTGTCTGCGGCGGGGTTGTTTGTTCTGTTGGGCGCCGAATTTGTCGCGATGTTGCTGATCATTGTTTATGTCGGCGCGGTCGCGGTCTTGTTCCTGTTTGTGGTGATGATGCTCGATATTGATTTCGCCGAGCTGAAGGCCGAGATGGCGAAATACATGCCGCTGGCCCTGTTGATCGGCCTTGTGATCCTGATGCAGTTTGTTTTGGCCTTTGGCGCATGGGACTTTAACGCCGCCGCCGAAGGGCTGCGCACGCAGGTAATTTCTGACGACGTGACCAATACCGCATCTTTGGGCATGATCCTTTATGATGATTACTTCCTATTGTTCCAGCTTGCGGGGTTGATCCTGCTGGTTGCGATGATCGGGGCGATTGTTCTTACACTGCGTCACCGCACAGATGTGAAACGTCAGGACGTGGTTGCGCAGATGATGCGCGATCCGGCCAAGGCGATGGAACTACATGACGTAAAACCAGGGCAGGGGTTGTGA
- the nuoH gene encoding NADH-quinone oxidoreductase subunit NuoH, whose translation MADFFFNTTLGMILLIIGQIFLVVIPLLLALAFLMYADRKIWAAVQLRRGPNVVGVFGLLQSFADFGKYIVKEIVVPAGADRAVFFLAPMISLVMALVAWAVIPFNDGWVLSDINVAILFVFAVSSLEVYGVIMGGWASNSKYPFLGSLRSAAQMISYEVSIGLIIIGVIISTGSMNFSGIVAAQDGSFGLLNWYWLPHFPMLILFFISALAETNRPPFDLPEAESELVAGYQVEYSSTPFLLFMIGELVAVVLMCALISLMFFGGWLSPIPGLPDGIFWMVAKMGLVFFFFSLIKAITPRYRYDQLMRLGWKVFLPFSLFWVVFVAFAAKFGWFWGIYARWTVGG comes from the coding sequence ATGGCTGACTTCTTTTTTAACACCACGCTGGGAATGATCTTGCTGATCATCGGTCAGATTTTCCTCGTTGTGATTCCCTTGCTGTTGGCATTGGCATTTCTCATGTACGCTGACCGCAAGATTTGGGCTGCGGTTCAGTTGCGGCGCGGGCCGAACGTGGTAGGTGTTTTCGGGCTGCTCCAGTCCTTTGCCGATTTCGGCAAATACATCGTCAAAGAAATTGTTGTGCCTGCCGGTGCGGACCGTGCGGTATTTTTCCTCGCACCAATGATCAGCCTTGTAATGGCTTTGGTCGCATGGGCGGTGATCCCGTTTAACGATGGCTGGGTGCTGTCGGATATCAACGTAGCGATCCTGTTTGTTTTCGCGGTTTCCTCTCTTGAGGTGTACGGTGTGATTATGGGCGGTTGGGCGTCGAACTCGAAATACCCGTTTCTTGGTTCACTTCGCTCTGCGGCGCAGATGATTTCTTATGAGGTCTCGATTGGCCTGATCATCATCGGCGTGATCATTTCCACGGGGTCGATGAACTTTAGCGGTATTGTTGCGGCGCAGGATGGCTCATTCGGGTTGTTGAACTGGTATTGGTTGCCGCACTTCCCGATGCTGATCCTGTTCTTTATCTCTGCCTTGGCTGAGACAAACCGCCCGCCGTTTGACCTTCCCGAAGCTGAATCAGAACTGGTTGCTGGTTATCAGGTCGAATATTCGTCCACGCCTTTCCTTTTGTTCATGATTGGTGAACTGGTTGCTGTGGTTCTGATGTGCGCGCTGATCTCGCTGATGTTCTTTGGCGGTTGGTTGTCACCGATCCCGGGCTTGCCTGACGGCATCTTCTGGATGGTCGCAAAGATGGGCCTCGTGTTCTTCTTCTTCTCGCTGATCAAAGCGATCACACCGCGGTATCGCTATGACCAGTTGATGCGTCTGGGTTGGAAAGTGTTCCTGCCGTTCTCATTGTTCTGGGTGGTGTTTGTGGCCTTCGCGGCAAAATTTGGATGGTTCTGGGGTATCTATGCCCGCTGGACCGTAGGAGGCTGA
- the nuoI gene encoding NADH-quinone oxidoreductase subunit NuoI — translation MTDYTRHAKYFLLQDFYQGMKLGIKYMFKPRNTINYPHEKGPLSPRFRGEHALRRYANGEERCIACKLCEAVCPAQAITIDAEPREDGSRRTTRYDIDMTKCIYCGFCQEACPVDAIVEGPNFEFSTETREELYYDKSKLLENGDRWEAEIARNLEMDAPYR, via the coding sequence ATGACCGACTATACCCGTCACGCCAAATACTTCCTGTTGCAGGATTTTTACCAAGGCATGAAGCTGGGCATTAAATATATGTTCAAGCCGCGCAACACGATCAACTACCCACATGAGAAGGGGCCATTGTCGCCCCGTTTCCGTGGTGAACATGCGTTGCGTCGCTATGCAAATGGCGAGGAACGCTGCATCGCGTGCAAACTCTGCGAAGCGGTTTGCCCCGCGCAGGCGATCACCATTGATGCCGAACCGCGCGAAGACGGCAGCCGCCGTACAACGCGCTATGACATCGACATGACCAAATGCATCTACTGCGGTTTCTGCCAAGAAGCCTGCCCAGTGGACGCGATTGTCGAAGGCCCGAATTTCGAATTCTCGACCGAGACACGCGAAGAGCTGTATTACGATAAGTCCAAATTGTTGGAGAACGGAGATCGTTGGGAAGCAGAGATCGCCCGAAACCTAGAAATGGATGCGCCTTACAGATGA